GCAATAAGGCATTTATTCGATGTTGCCGCAAGTTTAGATTCGATGATTATTGGTGAGCCGCAAATTTTAGGACAGGTTAAGGAATCTTATGAACAGGCGTTTAAAATTAATGTTACCGATACTTATCTGGATAATTTATTCCAGAAGGCAATATTAGTTGGAAAACAGGTAAGAAATCAGACCGCGATTGGTAAAGGAGCTGTTTCGGTAAGTTTTGCCGCCATAGAATTAGCTAAAAAGATATTTGGTAAATTAGACGGTAAGCGGGTCTTAATTATTGGTGCAGGCAAAATAAGTGAAGATACTGCAAAGCACCTATTTGCAAATAAAGTCAGCACAATTTTAGCCACTAATCGCACCTATGAAAAGGCAAAAGAAATTGCGGATAAATTCTCAGGTCAGGCAATTAAATTTGATGACCTTATTCAGACTTTACCTGATGTGGATATTGTCATTAGTTCAACATCCGCCCCACATCTCATTATCAAAAAAGAGGATATAAAAAACCTTATGTCCTTACGCAAATATAAACCTATATTCTTTATCGATATTGCTGTGCCACGGGATATTGACCCGGAAATCGGCTCTTTTGATGGAATATACCTTTATAATATTGATGATTTACAGACAGTCGTTCAATCTAACATTAAATCAA
This genomic window from bacterium contains:
- the hemA gene encoding glutamyl-tRNA reductase; this encodes MEIIVVGANHKTMPIELREKLAIPQTKLIEALKSLNQSIKERVILSTCNRIEVYAATSYVKEAKIKIINFLHQYYQANLENYLYVHQDKEAIRHLFDVAASLDSMIIGEPQILGQVKESYEQAFKINVTDTYLDNLFQKAILVGKQVRNQTAIGKGAVSVSFAAIELAKKIFGKLDGKRVLIIGAGKISEDTAKHLFANKVSTILATNRTYEKAKEIADKFSGQAIKFDDLIQTLPDVDIVISSTSAPHLIIKKEDIKNLMSLRKYKPIFFIDIAVPRDIDPEIGSFDGIYLYNIDDLQTVVQSNIKSRQKEIKKCQMIIEKETEKFCHWLNFRQLSPIISSLQQKMESIREEELNKTFLKEKNLTPKEKERLKLITAKLTERFLKEPIIALKKYASTDDPTYGKILTDLFNLNNDGR